Proteins encoded together in one Planctomyces sp. SH-PL14 window:
- a CDS encoding metallophosphoesterase family protein: MDQALYIIGDIHGCSRAFERILEECSPTAGDTVILLGDVIDRGPDSRGVLRRIVELEQTCATHLILGNHEEMLLSALHGYQTQGWLRHGGIETLESYGGQFSDIPDAHLELLHDALPWWEGPTEICIHANLEPGVPLAEQDSDWLRWKKFTGREPPHPSGKRIVCGHTICPGGVPFVRNGWICLDTQAYRGGFLTCLAAHTGEILQASETGRFRRGAFLSDLE; encoded by the coding sequence TTGGACCAGGCGCTCTACATCATCGGGGACATTCACGGCTGCAGCCGCGCGTTCGAACGGATCCTGGAGGAGTGCAGCCCGACGGCGGGCGACACGGTAATCCTCTTGGGGGACGTAATCGACCGCGGACCGGACAGCCGCGGCGTCCTGCGGCGGATCGTCGAGCTCGAACAGACGTGCGCGACGCACCTGATCCTCGGGAACCATGAGGAGATGCTCCTGAGCGCCCTCCACGGCTACCAGACGCAGGGTTGGCTGCGGCACGGCGGCATCGAGACGCTCGAGTCCTACGGCGGCCAGTTCAGCGACATCCCCGACGCGCACCTGGAGCTGCTTCACGATGCCCTCCCCTGGTGGGAGGGGCCGACGGAGATCTGCATTCACGCCAACCTCGAGCCCGGGGTGCCGTTGGCGGAACAGGACAGCGACTGGCTGCGGTGGAAGAAGTTCACCGGCCGCGAACCGCCGCACCCCTCCGGCAAGCGGATCGTCTGTGGCCATACAATCTGCCCTGGCGGAGTCCCGTTCGTCCGCAACGGCTGGATCTGCCTCGACACACAGGCCTACCGGGGCGGGTTCCTGACCTGCCTGGCGGCCCACACCGGCGAGATTCTTCAAGCGAGCGAAACGGGACGCTTCCGCCGCGGGGCGTTCCTCTCGGACCTGGAGTAA
- a CDS encoding glycosyltransferase family 4 protein: MPQPDLLEPGPSLEGLRVLHVVDNLKLGGTQALGLRMLTWLSQAGCQVKLCVLSRSPRDHQWPWLPDVVDLDFSGDYRVPFALSRCAGKFREVVEDFHPDLIHSYLWTSDVVAALSNRGARLPHVVHIVDRRSWQASRAIKARIRQWMTRRAFARSQPRFLAVSAAAGDFAVEHLRLDPGRVGVAYNSIDVEGYDGVGPSAWIEKSDRPLTLGIASRIEPEKGHAILLDALSRVADRGNIRLRIAGEGSSRPMLEQQVQRLGLCEVVQFIGWAESFQKFMGEIDVFVVPSVDSEGLPTTILEAMASRRLVIATDVGGAREAIRNRVDGLMVPPGSAPEFAAAIEAVVNDRPAVRRMIESARTRVARDFSTTKMMQTVVESYRAAIAERQPMGVAP; encoded by the coding sequence TTGCCGCAACCCGATCTTTTGGAGCCAGGCCCGTCTCTTGAGGGGCTGCGGGTTCTCCACGTGGTGGACAACCTGAAGCTGGGGGGGACGCAGGCCCTGGGCCTGCGGATGCTGACCTGGTTGAGCCAGGCCGGATGTCAGGTGAAGCTGTGCGTCCTGTCGAGATCGCCCCGTGACCATCAGTGGCCCTGGCTTCCCGACGTCGTCGATCTCGACTTCTCCGGCGACTACCGCGTTCCGTTCGCCCTGAGCCGCTGTGCCGGGAAGTTTCGAGAGGTCGTCGAAGACTTTCATCCGGATCTCATTCACTCCTACCTCTGGACATCGGATGTCGTCGCCGCCCTGAGCAACCGGGGGGCTCGGCTGCCGCATGTGGTCCATATTGTGGACCGGCGCTCCTGGCAGGCGTCGCGAGCGATCAAGGCCCGGATCCGGCAATGGATGACGCGGCGGGCCTTCGCTCGCTCGCAGCCCCGGTTTCTCGCGGTCTCAGCGGCGGCGGGGGACTTCGCCGTGGAGCACCTGCGTCTCGACCCCGGCCGTGTCGGCGTGGCCTACAACAGCATCGACGTCGAAGGCTACGACGGCGTCGGCCCCAGCGCCTGGATCGAAAAAAGCGACCGGCCGCTGACCCTGGGAATCGCCAGCCGCATCGAGCCGGAGAAGGGGCATGCCATCCTTCTGGACGCGCTCAGCCGCGTCGCCGACAGGGGGAACATCCGTCTGCGGATCGCGGGAGAAGGTTCCTCCCGTCCGATGCTGGAGCAGCAGGTGCAGCGTCTCGGCCTGTGCGAAGTGGTCCAGTTCATCGGGTGGGCCGAGTCCTTCCAGAAGTTCATGGGCGAGATCGATGTCTTCGTCGTTCCATCCGTCGACTCGGAAGGCCTGCCGACGACGATCCTGGAAGCGATGGCCAGCCGGCGCCTCGTGATCGCAACGGACGTAGGGGGAGCCCGGGAGGCGATCCGGAACCGGGTCGACGGGTTGATGGTTCCGCCGGGCTCGGCCCCGGAGTTTGCCGCGGCGATTGAAGCGGTCGTCAACGATCGACCGGCCGTGCGGCGGATGATCGAGAGCGCCCGAACGCGGGTGGCCCGCGATTTCTCGACCACAAAGATGATGCAGACCGTGGTGGAGAGCTACCGCGCGGCGATCGCCGAACGTCAGCCCATGGGGGTGGCCCCATGA
- a CDS encoding polysaccharide biosynthesis/export family protein, with protein MGRNDFAIESNAMNVSISAPAVSGRDRNGPSRPGRTASRSIGGLVCLVAALLLAPGCTTLDCLKGIPSIPAYRVPRALLGRPRSDMLDISMARLRQTPPPIYKLGANDVLGIYIENVLGQPDEAPPVFYPEDGTRAPSIGFPIPIREDGTLSLPLVEPISVDGMTLAQATEAIRTAYTKTQRILPEGKDRIIVTLQRPRQFRVMVIREEAGGTLVPGLASAKRGTGETLDLPAYENDVLHALNKTGGLPGLDAENEVIIIRGGDQDAAKHDLLVAQIAASRQPCECPPILPDAPNVVRIPLRYYPETPPTFAERDIILNDGDIVYIASRDSEKFYTGGAIPGSDHLIPRDYDIDIMQAISMAGGNAGQGQTGVMSIGQQGGAFRGNGGGGGAVGPSRAIIVRKTCNGQTIAIRVDLRKAITDSSERVLIQPDDMIIVQYTIAEEITNAALNMLQFNYLLNR; from the coding sequence ATGGGTCGGAACGATTTCGCCATCGAGTCGAACGCAATGAACGTGAGCATCTCCGCTCCCGCCGTGTCGGGTCGCGACCGGAACGGTCCCAGCCGCCCGGGCCGGACCGCGAGCCGGTCGATCGGCGGGCTCGTATGCCTCGTCGCCGCCCTGCTCCTGGCTCCCGGCTGCACGACTCTCGACTGCCTGAAGGGGATTCCGTCGATCCCCGCCTACCGTGTCCCCCGCGCCCTCCTGGGGCGTCCCCGGTCGGACATGCTCGACATCTCGATGGCCCGCCTCCGGCAGACCCCTCCACCGATCTACAAGCTCGGGGCGAACGACGTTCTCGGGATCTACATTGAGAACGTCCTCGGCCAGCCCGATGAAGCCCCGCCGGTCTTCTATCCCGAGGACGGCACGCGGGCCCCGTCGATCGGCTTTCCGATCCCGATCCGCGAAGATGGCACGCTCTCCCTGCCGCTGGTCGAGCCGATCAGCGTGGACGGCATGACGCTGGCCCAGGCGACGGAAGCGATCCGGACCGCCTACACGAAGACGCAGCGGATCCTCCCCGAAGGGAAGGACCGGATCATCGTCACCCTGCAGCGGCCCCGGCAGTTCCGGGTCATGGTCATCCGCGAAGAGGCGGGGGGAACCCTCGTTCCGGGACTCGCGAGCGCCAAGCGCGGGACGGGTGAGACGCTCGACCTCCCCGCCTACGAGAACGACGTCCTGCACGCCCTCAACAAGACCGGCGGCCTCCCCGGTCTCGACGCGGAGAACGAAGTCATCATCATCCGCGGCGGCGACCAGGATGCGGCCAAGCACGACCTGCTCGTGGCGCAGATCGCCGCGAGCCGCCAGCCCTGCGAATGCCCGCCGATCCTGCCCGACGCGCCCAACGTCGTCCGGATCCCGCTCCGCTACTACCCGGAAACCCCGCCGACGTTCGCCGAGCGGGACATCATCCTGAACGACGGCGACATCGTGTACATCGCCTCCCGCGACAGCGAGAAGTTCTACACCGGAGGAGCGATCCCCGGCTCCGATCACCTGATTCCCCGCGACTACGACATCGACATCATGCAGGCCATCTCGATGGCGGGCGGCAACGCTGGACAGGGCCAGACCGGCGTCATGTCAATCGGTCAGCAGGGAGGAGCGTTCCGCGGCAACGGCGGCGGGGGGGGAGCGGTCGGCCCGTCTCGGGCGATCATCGTCCGCAAGACCTGCAACGGTCAGACGATCGCCATCCGCGTCGACCTGCGAAAGGCGATTACGGACAGCAGCGAGCGCGTCCTGATCCAGCCGGACGACATGATCATCGTCCAGTACACGATCGCAGAAGAGATCACGAACGCGGCGCTCAACATGCTCCAGTTCAACTACCTGTTGAACCGGTAA
- a CDS encoding NAD-dependent epimerase/dehydratase family protein, whose translation MIADVVVTGAGGMIGRELCKALARKAAKVTAVSRQEVSLPGCDGRVADLRSPDSLHGLLRPGTVVFHLAGRTSVAGSVHDPCGDFEHNVAATVQVLNASVAVGARVILASSAAVFQPGQPLPLSETALKRPTSPYGAAKLSCENYAQAFHASRGLDVRVARLFNVYGPNMRKFAIVDFFRKLQANPHSLEILGDGEQLRDYLYIDDTIAALMAVAERGVPGQDYNIASGQPTRLVDLAKLVADVMGLSDVRLTVTRKSFPGDIPQWYADIRRIRGLGFEAQVPLREGLVRTIEGLRRHEFDQPAPGSR comes from the coding sequence ATGATCGCCGACGTCGTCGTCACGGGCGCGGGGGGGATGATTGGCCGCGAGCTCTGCAAGGCTCTGGCACGCAAGGCGGCGAAGGTGACCGCCGTTTCCCGCCAAGAGGTCTCGCTTCCCGGCTGCGACGGACGGGTCGCCGATCTGCGCTCGCCGGACTCCCTGCACGGCCTCCTGCGGCCGGGAACCGTGGTGTTTCACCTCGCGGGTCGCACCAGCGTGGCCGGCTCGGTCCACGATCCCTGCGGGGATTTCGAGCACAACGTGGCCGCGACGGTCCAGGTCCTGAACGCGTCGGTGGCCGTGGGGGCTCGGGTGATCCTGGCCTCTTCCGCGGCGGTCTTCCAGCCGGGGCAGCCCCTCCCGCTCTCCGAAACCGCCCTCAAACGGCCGACATCGCCTTATGGCGCGGCCAAACTGTCGTGCGAGAACTACGCACAAGCCTTTCACGCGAGCCGGGGGCTCGATGTCCGCGTAGCGCGGCTGTTCAACGTGTACGGCCCGAACATGCGGAAGTTCGCCATCGTCGACTTCTTCCGGAAGCTGCAGGCCAATCCCCATTCGCTGGAGATCCTGGGGGATGGGGAACAGCTCCGCGACTACCTCTACATCGACGATACGATCGCCGCTCTGATGGCCGTCGCCGAACGTGGAGTTCCGGGCCAGGACTACAACATCGCCTCGGGACAGCCGACGCGACTGGTCGACCTTGCGAAGCTGGTCGCCGACGTCATGGGACTGAGCGACGTCCGGCTGACCGTGACCCGGAAGTCGTTTCCCGGGGACATCCCCCAGTGGTATGCCGACATCCGCAGGATTCGCGGCCTCGGTTTCGAGGCGCAAGTCCCATTGAGGGAAGGACTGGTCAGGACGATCGAGGGGCTGCGTCGCCATGAGTTCGACCAACCCGCTCCGGGTTCACGGTGA
- the gmd gene encoding GDP-mannose 4,6-dehydratase → MVQRTALITGITGQDGYYLTRLLLEKGYTVHGIVRRASTMNRTRIDQLKLEMPDAAARVILHYGDLTDAASLHRLVDEIAPDEIYNLAAQSHVRVSFDTPLYTQQVNADGALNVLESARVLNNRKPVRVYQASTSEMFGGMPGTVPQSEATPFHPRSPYGCAKVAAFYYTVHYRESCGLFACNGILFNHESPMRGETFVTRKITLAATRIKMGLQSTLRMGNLKAERDWGFAGDYVEAMWRMLQQPQPDDFVISTGQMHSVEEFLVAVFTRLELDWREYVQIDPQYFRATEVEQLCGDSRKARELLGWQPRTSFTQLVDLMVAHDLRLAKQERDLAGLASRSV, encoded by the coding sequence TTGGTTCAACGAACGGCCCTGATCACCGGCATCACGGGGCAGGACGGCTACTACCTGACCCGTCTCCTGCTGGAGAAGGGATACACCGTGCACGGCATCGTCCGCCGCGCCAGCACGATGAACAGGACGCGGATCGATCAGCTCAAGCTGGAGATGCCGGATGCCGCCGCTCGCGTCATCCTCCACTACGGCGACCTCACGGACGCCGCCAGCTTGCACCGGCTCGTCGACGAGATCGCGCCTGACGAGATCTACAACCTGGCCGCCCAGAGCCACGTCCGGGTTTCGTTCGACACGCCGCTCTACACCCAGCAGGTCAACGCGGACGGAGCGCTGAACGTGCTGGAATCGGCCCGGGTCCTCAATAACCGCAAGCCGGTGCGAGTGTACCAGGCGTCGACCAGTGAAATGTTCGGGGGTATGCCGGGAACGGTGCCGCAGTCGGAGGCAACGCCGTTTCATCCCCGCAGTCCCTACGGCTGCGCCAAGGTGGCGGCGTTCTACTACACGGTCCATTACCGGGAGTCGTGTGGTTTGTTCGCCTGCAACGGGATCCTGTTCAATCACGAGTCGCCGATGCGCGGCGAGACGTTCGTCACCCGAAAGATCACGCTGGCAGCGACCCGGATCAAAATGGGGCTGCAGTCCACACTCCGCATGGGGAACCTGAAGGCGGAACGCGACTGGGGATTCGCCGGCGACTACGTCGAGGCGATGTGGCGAATGCTCCAGCAGCCTCAGCCGGACGACTTCGTGATCTCCACGGGCCAGATGCATTCCGTCGAGGAGTTTCTCGTCGCGGTCTTCACCCGCCTGGAACTCGACTGGCGCGAGTACGTGCAGATTGACCCTCAGTACTTCCGCGCTACCGAGGTCGAGCAGCTCTGCGGGGACTCCCGAAAGGCACGGGAGCTCCTTGGCTGGCAACCCCGTACGAGTTTCACGCAGCTCGTCGACCTGATGGTCGCGCACGACCTGCGCTTGGCCAAACAGGAGCGGGATCTGGCCGGGCTGGCCTCGCGCTCCGTGTAA
- a CDS encoding nucleotide sugar dehydrogenase: protein MSTSRESLTQAFQNKSAVIGVIGLGYVGLPLLDAFISKGFRCVGFDVDAKKVTELNAGRSYIKHVSSEKVGGWREAKKFEATADLSRLKEPDALIICVPTPLTDSRDPDLSFVEGTARSIAAALRPGQLVVLESTTYPTTTRDVVLPILEEGGLVCGRDFFLAFSPEREDPGNAKYSAAGIPKVVGGMDPAALELAAAMYAQAVVSVVPVSSPEIAEACKILENTYRAVNIALVNELKTLFDRMGIDVWEVIDAAKTKPFGFSAFYPGPGLGGHCIPIDPFYLTWLARKYSMTTRFIELAGEVNARMPEYVVMRLMEFLNELGKPIRGSRICLLGVAYKKDIDDPRESPSFVLMELLLARGATLTYNDPHVPKLPKMRHHPSLPEMASQELTPEFLASQDCVLIATDHSAYDYAEIVRHARLVLDTRNATSKVTAGREKIRKA, encoded by the coding sequence ATGTCCACGTCCCGTGAATCACTCACCCAGGCGTTCCAGAACAAGTCCGCCGTGATCGGCGTCATCGGCCTGGGGTATGTCGGGCTGCCGCTGCTGGACGCCTTCATTTCGAAAGGCTTTCGCTGCGTCGGCTTCGACGTCGACGCGAAGAAGGTGACGGAGCTCAACGCCGGGCGGAGCTACATCAAGCACGTCTCGTCGGAGAAAGTCGGCGGCTGGCGGGAGGCGAAGAAGTTCGAGGCGACGGCCGACCTGTCCCGTCTCAAGGAGCCGGACGCCCTCATCATCTGCGTGCCGACCCCCCTGACCGACTCCCGTGATCCGGACCTGTCGTTCGTCGAAGGGACCGCCCGGTCGATCGCGGCCGCCCTCCGGCCGGGGCAGCTCGTCGTCCTTGAGAGCACAACCTATCCGACGACGACGCGGGACGTCGTGCTCCCGATCCTCGAAGAAGGAGGCCTCGTCTGCGGGCGGGACTTCTTCCTGGCGTTCAGCCCCGAGCGCGAAGATCCCGGGAACGCCAAGTATTCGGCGGCTGGCATCCCCAAGGTCGTGGGGGGGATGGACCCGGCGGCACTCGAACTGGCGGCGGCGATGTACGCCCAGGCGGTCGTCTCCGTCGTGCCGGTGTCGAGCCCGGAAATCGCCGAGGCGTGCAAGATCCTCGAGAACACCTACCGGGCGGTGAACATCGCCCTCGTCAACGAGCTCAAGACTCTCTTCGACCGGATGGGGATCGACGTCTGGGAAGTGATCGACGCCGCCAAGACGAAGCCGTTCGGCTTCTCTGCCTTCTACCCCGGCCCCGGACTGGGGGGGCACTGCATCCCGATCGATCCCTTCTACCTCACGTGGCTGGCCCGCAAGTACTCAATGACGACGCGGTTCATCGAGCTTGCCGGCGAGGTCAACGCCCGGATGCCCGAGTACGTCGTGATGCGGCTGATGGAGTTTCTCAACGAGCTCGGAAAGCCGATCCGCGGAAGCCGGATCTGCCTGCTGGGGGTCGCGTACAAGAAGGACATCGACGATCCGCGGGAGAGCCCGTCGTTCGTCCTGATGGAGCTCCTCCTGGCGCGGGGGGCGACGCTGACCTACAACGACCCGCACGTCCCCAAGCTGCCGAAGATGCGGCATCACCCCTCGCTGCCGGAGATGGCCAGCCAGGAGCTGACGCCCGAATTCCTCGCCAGCCAGGACTGCGTGCTGATCGCCACCGACCACTCGGCCTACGATTACGCCGAGATCGTCCGGCACGCCCGGCTGGTCCTCGACACGCGGAACGCGACGAGCAAGGTGACTGCGGGGCGGGAGAAGATCCGCAAGGCCTGA
- a CDS encoding acyltransferase family protein, giving the protein MPTSPSNAGPILRPRSYYPALDGVRGLSILGVLLFHFYGHYHALAATLPKPLAYVCRLGQTGVDCFFVLSGFLITGILLDTRKQTHRARNFYARRALRIFPIYFLTVLVVYGLFPGFFGTRYLVPYQLWLWTYTQNIGTTFHWCPDFGHFWSLAVEEQFYLVWPPLVWFLRTEKKVAALCLATIALALGTRGVFAAFDQFPAQFTLCRVDELAFGGLLAVIGRRVTSRAQWTAATLGMVAVILLLAVPLYFLESGKGSPLVQVVKFDMRAGLFAAAIAVVVGATSTTWWNRLLMVGPLVWCGHHSYAMYVFHPFIMSACEKVPVPGSTVTADVGRMSLATVITLGMAWLSWRFVEAPFLKLKRHFLE; this is encoded by the coding sequence GTGCCCACCTCCCCAAGCAATGCTGGGCCGATCCTCCGTCCCCGGTCCTACTACCCGGCGCTCGACGGAGTCCGAGGGCTCTCCATCCTGGGAGTGCTCCTCTTTCACTTCTACGGACACTACCACGCCCTGGCGGCGACCTTGCCCAAGCCGCTGGCTTACGTGTGCCGCCTCGGACAGACCGGCGTCGACTGCTTCTTTGTTCTCTCCGGATTCCTGATCACCGGAATTCTCCTCGATACCCGCAAACAGACGCATCGCGCCCGGAACTTCTACGCCCGGCGGGCGCTGCGGATCTTTCCGATCTATTTCCTGACCGTCCTCGTCGTCTACGGTCTCTTTCCCGGGTTCTTCGGCACCCGCTATCTGGTGCCCTACCAGCTCTGGTTGTGGACGTACACGCAGAACATCGGGACCACGTTCCACTGGTGTCCGGATTTCGGCCACTTCTGGTCCCTCGCCGTCGAGGAACAGTTCTACCTGGTGTGGCCGCCGCTCGTCTGGTTCCTGCGGACCGAGAAGAAGGTCGCTGCGCTGTGTCTGGCGACCATTGCGCTTGCGCTCGGCACGCGAGGAGTCTTCGCCGCCTTCGACCAGTTCCCGGCTCAGTTCACGCTCTGCCGGGTTGACGAACTGGCGTTCGGAGGACTGCTGGCCGTCATCGGCCGTCGGGTCACATCCCGCGCTCAGTGGACCGCCGCCACGCTGGGGATGGTCGCCGTCATCCTGTTGTTGGCCGTCCCCTTGTATTTCCTGGAGAGCGGAAAGGGCTCGCCGCTCGTTCAGGTCGTGAAGTTCGATATGCGGGCGGGCCTGTTTGCCGCGGCCATCGCCGTCGTCGTCGGCGCCACGTCCACAACGTGGTGGAATCGCCTGTTGATGGTCGGGCCCCTCGTCTGGTGCGGACATCACAGCTACGCGATGTACGTCTTTCACCCGTTCATCATGTCGGCCTGCGAGAAGGTCCCGGTTCCGGGGAGTACCGTGACCGCGGATGTCGGTCGAATGAGCCTGGCCACGGTCATCACATTGGGGATGGCCTGGTTGAGCTGGCGATTCGTCGAAGCCCCCTTCTTGAAACTGAAACGTCACTTTCTTGAATAG
- a CDS encoding type I phosphomannose isomerase catalytic subunit has product MSTRPQTPRLEPGPCAAPSGSTLNRRESPSLVSDFRHPIVFDRFHRPQPWGGREMAELFGQKLPRACPYGEFWEISGLPQHPSRVLSGPHAGVTLPELWSQSARQLTGDDGPHEEDFPLLLKWLECRDFVSLQVHPDDGLARQITSERRGKSEASVVVAAGPTSRVYAGLKKGVTPRQFAASLEQGRVLECLHSFTPRVGDCISIPAGTVHATGGGLIVAEVQQASDATFRLHDWGRMGLDGQPRPLQIPEALQAINWDQEPVEPTVPRRLPDSGDGVEMERLLATPHFRLDRYRVSRLWPSVHVGELTMWMVLDGEAELQTADGEFRQSLRRGSSVMIPAEARDPVWTPVQPRGSVTLLCVRIGSGES; this is encoded by the coding sequence ATGAGTACTCGTCCCCAAACGCCGCGCCTCGAACCGGGGCCATGCGCCGCGCCCTCCGGATCCACATTGAACCGTCGTGAAAGTCCGTCGTTGGTCTCCGATTTTCGTCATCCGATCGTGTTCGACCGCTTCCACCGTCCGCAACCGTGGGGCGGACGCGAGATGGCTGAGCTGTTCGGACAGAAGTTGCCGCGCGCTTGTCCGTATGGCGAGTTCTGGGAGATCAGCGGCCTGCCCCAGCACCCCAGCCGGGTCCTCAGCGGGCCGCACGCGGGCGTCACGTTGCCGGAACTCTGGAGTCAGAGCGCTCGTCAGTTGACGGGGGACGACGGCCCGCACGAGGAGGACTTTCCGCTGCTGCTCAAGTGGCTGGAATGCAGGGACTTCGTATCCCTTCAGGTCCATCCCGACGATGGGCTCGCCCGGCAGATCACGAGCGAACGCCGCGGAAAATCGGAGGCCAGCGTCGTCGTCGCAGCCGGGCCCACCTCGCGGGTCTACGCGGGTCTCAAGAAGGGCGTGACCCCGCGGCAATTCGCGGCCAGCCTGGAGCAGGGCCGGGTGCTCGAGTGTCTTCACTCCTTCACGCCGCGCGTGGGAGATTGCATCTCGATTCCCGCCGGAACAGTGCACGCGACCGGAGGAGGCCTGATCGTCGCCGAAGTCCAGCAGGCCAGCGACGCGACGTTTCGCCTTCACGACTGGGGGCGGATGGGACTCGACGGCCAGCCGCGCCCGCTGCAGATTCCCGAGGCGTTGCAGGCGATCAACTGGGACCAGGAGCCGGTGGAGCCGACCGTGCCCCGGCGACTGCCCGACTCCGGTGACGGGGTCGAGATGGAGCGTCTGCTCGCGACACCCCATTTCCGGCTGGATCGCTATCGCGTCTCGCGGTTGTGGCCGTCCGTCCATGTGGGCGAACTGACGATGTGGATGGTGCTCGACGGAGAGGCCGAACTTCAGACGGCGGACGGCGAGTTCCGTCAGTCGCTCAGACGGGGATCGTCGGTAATGATTCCTGCGGAGGCCCGGGATCCGGTCTGGACGCCGGTTCAACCGCGGGGATCGGTTACGTTGCTCTGCGTCCGCATCGGCAGCGGCGAGTCTTAA
- a CDS encoding glycosyltransferase family 2 protein yields MEVNTRSPGLDGPHESDGYPQGLATTGTAPRVSVVITTRNRREELRRALRSCVLLTGLEYEVLVFDDASDDATSDMVAREFPGVRLIRHETRQGYIRLRNEGFVESRGEFVVSIDDDAEFTDPATLARIATLFHSYPQAAALALPFVEPQRPEGSGGMRPVAAGTPLRNYIGCAHAIRRSLALECGGYPELLVHQGEERDLCIRLLDRSHQILFADTGPIVHHASPNRSAARLNYYGYRNTILFCWMRFPFPYCLGRIGISSVQLLLHKFRWSRFPSQVALIGAGYLACLKNFSARRPVSIDAYRRFRSLPSHGPLAATEIALPSAGGPQM; encoded by the coding sequence ATGGAAGTGAACACGAGATCGCCTGGCCTCGATGGCCCCCATGAATCCGATGGCTACCCGCAGGGCCTCGCAACGACCGGCACCGCCCCGCGCGTTTCGGTCGTGATCACGACGCGGAACCGCCGGGAAGAACTCCGGCGGGCCTTGCGGTCCTGCGTGCTGCTGACGGGCCTCGAATACGAGGTCCTCGTGTTCGACGACGCCTCCGACGATGCCACGTCCGACATGGTCGCTCGAGAGTTCCCGGGCGTCCGGTTGATCCGGCATGAAACGCGCCAGGGATACATCCGGCTGCGAAACGAAGGCTTTGTCGAGAGTCGAGGCGAGTTTGTCGTCTCAATCGACGACGACGCCGAGTTCACCGATCCGGCAACGCTTGCCCGGATCGCGACGTTGTTTCACAGCTACCCGCAAGCGGCCGCTCTCGCCCTCCCCTTCGTCGAGCCGCAGCGGCCAGAGGGTTCGGGAGGGATGCGGCCTGTCGCGGCGGGGACTCCGCTGCGGAACTACATCGGCTGCGCTCACGCCATTCGGCGGTCCCTCGCCTTGGAATGCGGAGGCTATCCCGAACTGCTCGTCCATCAGGGGGAGGAACGGGACCTGTGCATCCGACTGCTGGACCGCAGTCACCAGATCCTGTTCGCAGACACCGGCCCCATCGTCCATCACGCCAGTCCGAATCGATCGGCGGCCCGATTGAACTACTACGGCTATCGGAACACGATCCTCTTCTGCTGGATGCGGTTCCCCTTTCCCTATTGTCTGGGCCGGATCGGAATCTCCTCGGTGCAACTCCTTCTCCACAAGTTCCGCTGGAGCCGCTTCCCCTCCCAGGTGGCGCTGATCGGGGCGGGATACCTCGCCTGCCTCAAAAATTTCTCCGCCCGCCGACCGGTCTCAATCGACGCCTACCGTCGCTTCCGCTCGCTCCCTTCCCATGGCCCGCTCGCCGCGACAGAAATCGCTCTGCCCAGCGCGGGTGGTCCCCAGATGTAG